Proteins from one Elgaria multicarinata webbii isolate HBS135686 ecotype San Diego chromosome 3, rElgMul1.1.pri, whole genome shotgun sequence genomic window:
- the PGLYRP2 gene encoding N-acetylmuramoyl-L-alanine amidase, translating to MFLKWLGLVPVLFCASVDSADKLSFHMDSMIGILEDLEFHLRGTPELIVTTLLQGSEFCTSEVCQFFLGPVPSLPLDLPYLSEVQRAFLKSLVNHKVDNSSLVERGVLLTADGTTVALTPLLAGITAGSQQRHELAQPATAVSTGPSNSSDAEPLLPPDPLFATTIATELGIASLLFHNNQSQVALGPNGCWDNISTPHQFALMGPPSQIPDAFINGAMDGLILGMHVAWNADPPPSLSALLRAYYGGEGLEGQKEFRSNFRRKNFAVLVSEEKLRKEVESSLRLLWSLNDTSSLFDGITSEALILLVNQTVEEFMALYVECPAMIPRCMWGARPYRGTPTQLQLPLGFVYIHHTSTPSKPCRNFSACAANMRSMQRFHQDVRGWDDIGYSFVFGSDGYLYHGRGWHLQGAHTKGYNSKGFGISFIGDYMKVLPEAFDLELMKNNFLKCAIRGSRLQANYTIYGHRQMKPTLCPGDRLFQEIETWKGFKVRCFMDKGVHHCI from the exons ATGTTCCTGAAGTGGCTGGGACTTGTGCCTGTGCTTTTTTGTGCCTCTGTGGACAGTGCAG ATAAGCTGTCATTCCACATGGACTCTATGATTGGGATTCTGGAAGACCTGGAATTCCATCTGAGAGGGACCCCGGAGCTGATCGTGACAACACTGCTCCAGGGGTCGGAGTTCTGCACAAGCGAAGTCTGCCAGTTCTTCCTCGGCCCAGTGCCTTCATTGCCTTTGGATTTGCCTTACCTGAGTGAGGTGCAGAGGGCTTTCCTCAAATCCCTGGTGAATCACAAGGTGGACAACAGCTCTTTGGTAGAACGCGGTGTGCTCTTAACTGCCGACGGGACAACAGTTGCGCTTACGCCTCTTCTTGCTGGAATAACCGCTGGATCCCAGCAGAGGCATGAGCTGGCTCAGCCTGCCACAGCTGTCAGCACGGGCCCCTCAAACAGCTCTGATGCAGAGCCGCTTCTTCCTCCGGACCCCCTCTTTGCCACAACAATTGCCACGGAGCTCGGCATTGCCTCTCTCCTCTTCCACAATAATCAGAGCCAGGTGGCCCTGgggccaaatggctgctgggataATATCTCCACACCTCATCAGTTCGCCTTGATGGGTCCTCCTTCACAAATCCCCGATGCTTTTATCAACGGGGCAATGGATGGTCTCATCCTTGGTATGCACGTGGCGTGGAATGCTGACCCACCGCCCAGCCTCAGTGCCCTGCTGAGAGCTTACTATGGTGGGGAGGGCCTGGAGGGGCAAAAGGAGTTCCGAAGCAACTTCCGGAGGAAGAACTTTGCTGTTCTGGTGAGTGAGGAGAAGCTGAGGAAGGAGGTGGAGAGTTCTCTGCGCCTGCTCTGGAGCCTGAATGACACCAGCTCCCTCTTTGACGGCATCACCAGTGAGGCGCTAATACTTCTTGTGAACCAGACTGTCGAAGAGTTCATGGCACTGTATGTAG AGTGTCCTGCAATGATCCCACGGTGCATGTGGGGGGCCCGGCCCTACAGAGGAACACCAACTCAGCTTCAGCTGCCTTTGGGCTTTGTATACATCCACCATACTAGCACCCCTTCAAAGCCATGCCGGAACTTCTCAGCATGTGCAGCTAACATGCGTAGCATGCAGCGCTTCCACCAGGATGTCCGTGGCTGGGATGACATCGGTTACAG CTTTGTTTTCGGAAGTGACGGGTACCTCTACCATGGCCGGGGCTGGCATTTGCAAGGTGCTCACACCAAGGGTTACAACAGCAAAGGCTTTGGCATCAGTTTCATTGGGGACTACATGAAGGTCCTCCCAGAGGCCTTTGACCTGGAGCTTATGAAGAACAACTTCTTGAAGTGTGCCATAAGGGGCTCCAGGCTGCAGGCCAATTATACCATCTATGGGCACCGTCAGATGAAGCCCACTCTATGCCCAGGAGACAGACTCTTCCAAGAGATAGAAACTTGGAAAGGTTTCAAGGTCAGGTGCTTTATGGACAAGGGTGTTCACCACTGCATCTAA